The genomic stretch GGCAGACGCCGACAACGCCAAGGATCGATCCCAGCACCAGGCCGGTCGGCAGCTCGCGCAAGGCAACGCGCCACCAGTCGCCCAGGCCGATCTCGCGCAGCGCCATCGCCCGGATGACCAGGGAGGTCGCCTGCGAGCCGGAATTGCCGCCGGAGCTCATGATCAGCGGGATAAAGAGCGTGAGCACGATCGCCTTTTCCAGCTCGCTCTCATAGCTCTGCATGGCGTTGGCGGTCAGCATTTCGCTGAGGAACAGCGCGCACAGCCAGCCGGCGCGCTTCTGGATCATGGCGAGGAAGCTCATCTTCATGTAGGGCTCGTCGAGCGCTTCCATGCCGCCGAAGCGGTGCACATCCTCCGTCGTCTCCTCTATCATCGTGTCGATGATGTCGTCGATCGTGACGATGCCGAGGATCTTGCCGTGGTCGACGACAGGCACGGCCAGCAAATCGTATTTGGAGATCGTCTGCGCCAGGGTTTCACGATCGGTCAGTGGGGTGACCGTCACCGGCACGCGATCCGGCGCCACCGACAGGATCGGGTCGTCCGGCTCACCGGTGATGAGCCGGCGCAGGCCGGTCGACCGCACCAGGAGATGCGTTTGCGGGTCGACGATGTAGATCGCGTAGACGGTCTCGCGCGTCCGCTCGACCTTTCTGATATAGTCGAGCGTGCGCCCGACGGTCCAGTCAGAGGGAACGCTGACGAACTCCGTCGTCATGATGGATGCGGCGCTGCCTTCGGGATAGCCCAGGATGGACAACAGGGTCGCGCGCAGCGACGGCGCCAGTGCGCCGAGCAGTTCGGAGCGTGCCGGCTCATCGAGCTCGCGCAGTATGTCGGCCGCACGGTCGACCGACATGGCGGTGAGCAGCTTGCTTGCCTTGGCGCGGGGCAGGGCCTCCGCGAGTTCGGGCGCACCGTCGAGTTCCGGCTGGTCGAATATCTCGACCAGCCGCTCGAAGGGGACCGCGCAAAGCAGGTCCGTCGCGGTTTCGCGCGATTCGTGGTTGAGCGCCTCGACCACGTCGGCGACATGGTCGTTGGCAAGGATGCGGGCGATGGCGACAGCCTCGTCGTCCGCTACGGGGGAAAAATCGTTCATGGTTCACTCCTTGCCGTCCGGCAGGACATGAACCATTGGAGGTCACGTCTAGGCGGACGGCGGTTGCGTTCGACTAATACTGTCGCCAGGCATGGCGCGGTGACCTTTCCGCTTGCGGGTTCGCGTTTGACTATCAGCAAGCCGGCGCAACATAGGAGCGCGCCTTGCCGAGTCAATCGCGGTGAGTGAGGAAAACGGCGCCTGACGGCTCCGATCGCGATACTGTGATCGCCGACTGCCGTGCTGCCCGGCAAGTCGCGGTGAAATCAACGTTATTTCTGCTTCAGCCGACGCGAGAAACGCAGCCATTTGTCCTCGACGGGCCGTGGCTGGCTCAGAATCGTGGTGAGTTCGACCGGCAGTGTCGGGACCAGCGGCTTCTTGGTCGCGACGCCTTCGGCGATCAACACGATCGAGTGGTAGAACTCGGTGCCGGCAGCCGATCGTGGCGCCACCGCTTCGTGCATGACGCTGATCACCGTCACATCGGGGCAGTTGTCCTTGATCGCCTGGTGGAAGGCGATCTTGCCTTCCGGGTCGAGGGCACCGGTTGCTTCGTCGAGGAACAGCAGCCCCGGCTGCTGCAGGATGATGCGGGCCACCACCAGCTTCTGTTTCTGGCCGCCCGACAGGACCTGATCCCAGCTTTTGCCTTCACGGCTTTCATTGGCCATGTGCTCGATGAAGTCGCCAAGGCCGGCCTTGTGCAGCGCGGCCGCGACCTGTGCATCGCTATGGTCGTGCTCCGAGCCCGGCAGGCAGACCAGCTGTTTCAGCGATACCTGCTGCAGTTTGACCTCCTGGGCGGCATAAAAACTTCTCACGCCGTCGGGGAAGACGATGGTGCCGCGGCCGTAAGGCCAGAGGCCGTTGATCGCCTTGATCAGAGAAGTCTTGCCGCAACCGGATTCGCCCTTGAGGAACGTCCACTCGCCGCGCCGGAAGCGCAGATTGGCGGCGCTGAGGAACGGCGTCGCGTCCTCGCCCTGGTGCGCCAGTTCGAGCTTCTGGATGGTCAGGCCGAAGACCGGGTTCTGGCTGGCATAGTGGAAGTCGGACTGACCGGTCTGGCTGTAGAACGCCTGCGGATGCTGGACGTTCTCGATCGCGTTCGCCAGTTCCGTGACACGCTGGCTGTTGGCGCGCAACGTGGCGATGGCGGGCATGACATGGATGAACCACGAGCACTGGCTGATCAGCTGGGCGACCATTTCGGAGCCGGTTATGTAGCCCTTGTAGTCCAGGCGATTGTGGATGAACGACACCAGACCGGGACCATAGGCGACGATCCGGGCGCCGAGGAAGTTGTAGATCAGCTCGAACGACGTGTAGCTGTTGTTGACGACATTGAGCTTGCCCCAGGTCTTGTCGATATCGACGTAGAGCTTGTCGTGCATCGACTTTTGCACATCCTCGCCATGCGAGGCGGCGACATGGAAGCTGCGGCGCAGGAACGTCGTCAGTTCGCTGCGGTAGCTGCCCTCGGCCTGCTGCATGCGGATATTGAGCCGCTCGAGCAAGCGGCCAAGCTTGACCGCGATCCAGGTGTTCAGCGGCACGTAAGTGGCGACAGCGAGGAAGGCCAGCGCCGCGCTGCCATAACTGCCAAGGAACTCCAGCCCTTTGACCTCGACCGAGGATCCGATCAGATTTTCGCCGATGAAATAGAGCGACGTCGCGACACCCAGAACGCCCATGGCGAGACCGATCGCCCCTCCCGTCATGTCCTTGATCGATTCCTGGATGCGCTGGTCGATGTTGTCGGGAGCCACGATACCGCCAGCCACCGAACCATGCTGGGCATGGAAATGGGTATGATTGCCGTCGAGCAGGGCCTGGTTGAACTGGCTGTTCAGCCAGCCGCGCCATTTGCGGTGGAGGGTTGCCGAGACAAGACCACGCACGCCGGTGAACCCGGCATCCTTAAGCACGACCAGCAGCACCAATATGCCGGCATTGGTCAGAATCGCCCGCAGCGGGCTGGTGTTGGCGGCATCGTGGAAAAAGGCAATCGAATTGCCCAACTCGCCCAGCGCCACGGCAAACCATACGCCGGCCTTGCTGGAAAGTGCCGTCAGCAGGGCGATGACGACGGTGAGTGTCCAGGCTTCCGTCCACCGATCCGAGAACCAGTAGGCCCTCATCAGGCCCCAGAAGCTGCGCATCGAGGATACCGGCGTTAATTGCGACGGCCCCGCGGCTCCGCGGTGTAGTCTATCCGGTACTGACTCCTGCGATCGTTTGCCGATCCGAATCACGATCCCGCCCAAACCTTTTTTGTTTTGTTACGGATAGTAACACCAATTGATCATTTTCCATTAATTTTTGTAGGGGGTCGGAGAGATTGAAGTACCGGACGTGTCGGGAAGGCAACAGAACAGGCCGTCAAA from Mesorhizobium sp. 113-3-3 encodes the following:
- the mgtE gene encoding magnesium transporter, yielding MNDFSPVADDEAVAIARILANDHVADVVEALNHESRETATDLLCAVPFERLVEIFDQPELDGAPELAEALPRAKASKLLTAMSVDRAADILRELDEPARSELLGALAPSLRATLLSILGYPEGSAASIMTTEFVSVPSDWTVGRTLDYIRKVERTRETVYAIYIVDPQTHLLVRSTGLRRLITGEPDDPILSVAPDRVPVTVTPLTDRETLAQTISKYDLLAVPVVDHGKILGIVTIDDIIDTMIEETTEDVHRFGGMEALDEPYMKMSFLAMIQKRAGWLCALFLSEMLTANAMQSYESELEKAIVLTLFIPLIMSSGGNSGSQATSLVIRAMALREIGLGDWWRVALRELPTGLVLGSILGVVGVCRITLWQYFGFYDYGPHWPLIAATVGAALVGIVTFGSLSGSMLPFALKRVGFDPASASAPFVATLVDVTGLVIYFSVALVILRGTLL
- a CDS encoding ABC transporter ATP-binding protein/permease, whose protein sequence is MRSFWGLMRAYWFSDRWTEAWTLTVVIALLTALSSKAGVWFAVALGELGNSIAFFHDAANTSPLRAILTNAGILVLLVVLKDAGFTGVRGLVSATLHRKWRGWLNSQFNQALLDGNHTHFHAQHGSVAGGIVAPDNIDQRIQESIKDMTGGAIGLAMGVLGVATSLYFIGENLIGSSVEVKGLEFLGSYGSAALAFLAVATYVPLNTWIAVKLGRLLERLNIRMQQAEGSYRSELTTFLRRSFHVAASHGEDVQKSMHDKLYVDIDKTWGKLNVVNNSYTSFELIYNFLGARIVAYGPGLVSFIHNRLDYKGYITGSEMVAQLISQCSWFIHVMPAIATLRANSQRVTELANAIENVQHPQAFYSQTGQSDFHYASQNPVFGLTIQKLELAHQGEDATPFLSAANLRFRRGEWTFLKGESGCGKTSLIKAINGLWPYGRGTIVFPDGVRSFYAAQEVKLQQVSLKQLVCLPGSEHDHSDAQVAAALHKAGLGDFIEHMANESREGKSWDQVLSGGQKQKLVVARIILQQPGLLFLDEATGALDPEGKIAFHQAIKDNCPDVTVISVMHEAVAPRSAAGTEFYHSIVLIAEGVATKKPLVPTLPVELTTILSQPRPVEDKWLRFSRRLKQK